The proteins below are encoded in one region of Planctomycetaceae bacterium:
- a CDS encoding PstS family phosphate ABC transporter substrate-binding protein, which translates to MRNLCVWAVLFGGVLTLAGCGVEEVKEGDTLVSSDLKRISVDGSSTVGPITSMVGELFETAGHKNVQIALTITGTGAGFKEFAQGHTDINDASRPIKDSEKQVCEEHGVEFVELKVAMDGISLVVNPENDWVDAITVADLKRIWEPGSTVKTWKDVNPEWPDEEIKLFGPGRESGTFDYFTQAINGEEKATREDYSPSADDNVLVTGVAGSKYALGYFGYGYYQKNQSKLKLLSVSATDNLKDAVLPTPETVQSGEYKPLARPVFIYVNKASLASRPELQDFVQFYLNDGQKAVPEVGCVLLSESDLQESRNRLAEVIK; encoded by the coding sequence ATGCGGAACCTGTGTGTTTGGGCTGTCCTGTTTGGAGGCGTCTTGACTCTGGCCGGCTGCGGCGTGGAAGAGGTCAAGGAAGGCGACACGCTCGTCAGTTCCGATCTCAAACGCATCAGCGTGGACGGTTCGAGCACCGTCGGCCCGATTACGTCAATGGTCGGTGAGTTGTTCGAAACGGCCGGTCACAAGAATGTGCAAATTGCTCTGACAATCACGGGAACCGGTGCGGGATTCAAGGAATTCGCTCAGGGACACACCGACATCAACGACGCGTCGCGTCCGATCAAGGATTCGGAAAAGCAGGTCTGCGAAGAACACGGCGTAGAATTTGTCGAGTTGAAGGTCGCAATGGACGGGATTTCTCTCGTTGTGAACCCGGAAAACGACTGGGTCGATGCCATTACCGTCGCTGATTTGAAGAGGATTTGGGAACCTGGAAGCACAGTCAAGACATGGAAAGACGTCAACCCGGAATGGCCCGACGAAGAAATCAAGCTGTTCGGCCCCGGTCGCGAAAGCGGGACGTTTGACTACTTTACTCAGGCCATCAACGGCGAAGAAAAGGCCACTCGCGAAGACTACAGCCCCAGCGCCGACGACAATGTTCTGGTCACGGGTGTCGCCGGAAGCAAGTACGCCCTGGGATACTTCGGCTACGGCTATTACCAGAAAAATCAGTCGAAGCTCAAGTTGTTGTCCGTGTCGGCGACGGACAATCTTAAAGACGCCGTTCTGCCGACTCCGGAGACCGTCCAGTCCGGCGAATACAAGCCGCTGGCCAGACCCGTTTTCATTTACGTCAACAAGGCATCACTGGCTTCCCGACCGGAACTGCAGGACTTTGTCCAGTTTTATCTGAACGACGGACAAAAAGCCGTCCCGGAAGTTGGCTGCGTTCTGCTCAGCGAAAGCGATCTTCAGGAAAGCCGCAATCGGCTGGCGGAAGTGATCAAGTAG